A DNA window from Bdellovibrio sp. BCCA contains the following coding sequences:
- a CDS encoding RluA family pseudouridine synthase: MQSARGFEYGVRHIISPQSGAVCDVLLGILDLDRDYIHFLLDLGSIYLNHNRLKENSSVSVGDYIRVHTKPRRFLANDGKWSERLVFQNEHFVVAKKISGLPVHASVDNQKEHLQSYLENTVGCTLYGTHRLDVPTRGLIVYAKTQEFQTAFNKLLIAREIKKIYRALVEGQNLSKGMLIHYMEPSPRAPKKVAREKQDGWQDCVLEILDIELKEENRSEVRIHLHTGRTHQIRAQLGCENHPIVGDHAYGAKRLWEEERVELEACELSFINPLTGESHSFKT, encoded by the coding sequence ATGCAGAGTGCCAGAGGATTTGAATACGGAGTCCGACACATAATCAGCCCTCAGTCGGGAGCTGTTTGTGATGTTTTATTAGGCATTTTGGATCTTGATCGTGATTACATCCACTTTTTGTTGGACCTAGGTTCCATTTATTTAAATCACAATCGATTAAAAGAAAATTCCTCGGTTTCCGTTGGCGATTACATTCGAGTCCATACCAAGCCTCGCAGGTTCTTAGCCAACGATGGAAAATGGTCCGAGCGTTTGGTTTTTCAAAACGAACATTTCGTTGTCGCAAAAAAAATCTCAGGCCTTCCCGTACACGCAAGCGTCGACAATCAAAAAGAACATCTGCAAAGTTATTTAGAGAACACTGTCGGCTGCACGCTCTATGGCACTCACCGCTTGGATGTTCCAACACGTGGGTTGATCGTCTATGCAAAGACGCAAGAGTTTCAAACGGCTTTCAACAAACTGCTCATCGCCCGCGAAATAAAAAAAATCTATCGCGCACTGGTGGAAGGACAAAACCTCTCTAAGGGTATGTTGATTCATTATATGGAGCCTTCTCCCCGCGCACCGAAAAAAGTGGCGCGTGAAAAACAAGATGGCTGGCAAGACTGCGTGCTTGAGATTTTAGATATTGAGTTGAAAGAAGAAAACCGCAGCGAAGTGCGCATTCACCTGCACACAGGGCGCACGCACCAAATCCGCGCGCAGTTAGGCTGCGAAAATCATCCGATTGTCGGCGATCATGCCTATGGTGCTAAGAGGTTATGGGAAGAAGAGAGAGTCGAACTAGAAGCCTGTGAGCTGAGCTTTATCAACCCGCTCACAGGAGAATCGCATAGTTTTAAAACCTAG
- a CDS encoding DedA family protein, with the protein MEFANEPIFQWMSQFAYQPGTVYAALIGMMMLSAVGFPLPEEVTLISVGILAFMGAHPQHFPPPFEGAPVVSVHTASAIAFAAVVVSDFVIYLIGRIFGRKLLYHPRVHKLFPEHLMKRVEEWTHKYGAYACGIFRFTPGLRFPGHLACGMLRYPAWKFLVIDGIAALISVPTQIYLLAHYGEPILTKLRQFKLVVFAIIGLLLVYFLIKKLRDRWKLQKASQ; encoded by the coding sequence TTGGAATTTGCTAACGAACCGATCTTTCAATGGATGTCTCAGTTTGCGTATCAGCCGGGAACGGTTTACGCAGCTTTGATCGGTATGATGATGCTTTCTGCTGTGGGTTTTCCCCTTCCTGAAGAGGTGACTTTGATCAGCGTCGGTATTCTGGCGTTTATGGGAGCTCACCCTCAACACTTTCCACCTCCATTTGAAGGCGCACCTGTTGTGAGCGTGCATACGGCTTCGGCCATCGCGTTTGCCGCCGTTGTGGTCAGTGACTTCGTGATTTATCTGATAGGGCGGATATTTGGGCGAAAGCTTCTTTATCATCCGCGCGTGCACAAACTTTTCCCAGAACATTTGATGAAACGAGTGGAAGAGTGGACTCATAAATACGGCGCTTATGCGTGCGGTATTTTCCGTTTTACTCCAGGTCTTCGTTTCCCGGGTCACTTAGCTTGCGGAATGTTGCGCTATCCTGCGTGGAAGTTTTTAGTGATCGACGGTATCGCGGCTTTGATCAGTGTGCCGACACAGATTTATCTTTTGGCCCACTATGGAGAGCCGATCCTGACGAAACTTCGTCAATTCAAGTTAGTGGTCTTTGCGATCATCGGACTTTTGTTGGTGTACTTCCTGATCAAAAAATTAAGAGATCGTTGGAAGTTGCAGAAAGCTTCTCAATAA